The genomic segment TAACGTGACGCATCTCCTTCGTCCTTGAATTGAATCAACAATACGAGATCCGTCGCCCGCTCGACCCGGGCAACCCGTAAGGCTTGGAAACTGCCATATTCTGCCCCGAGTACTTTCGGGTCCGACATGACCTGATGGATGAAAAGATCGCCGCTATTTTGATCCGCTGGAATCGACCAGTAAAAAATCGTCCCCTTCTCATCAAAATTACCACGCGTTTCGAGGAGTGTATAGCTGTTCCCGCTTTGAAACGGTGACTTTCCGTCCGTCTCAATCCAGAGTAATGCTTCTCCGCTTCCGCTCGCCGCCCGAATTTGAGCATCACGTGAGCGAATTTGGTCGACAAAGTTACCGCTACCGAATGTAATGAATAGTTTAGATGGCATCACAGGCCTCCGCGAGTTCGAAGTCTTTTCCAGTCAATCCGCCAGCATCATGTGTCGTCACGGCGAGCGTCACCTGTTTATAATCAATCATGATCCGCGGGTGATGATTCAAGTGTTCCGCTAAAGAACCGACCTCTTGAACAAAATCAAGTGCCGCCGGAAAAGAATCCAATGTGTAGATGCGTACGATTTCGTCATCGACGACGCTCCAGTCATTCAGACCTTCTAAACGTTCTTCTACCTCATACTCATTCAACCGTTCCATTCCATTCTCCTCCTCTACTATCGTTT from the Exiguobacterium oxidotolerans JCM 12280 genome contains:
- a CDS encoding 4a-hydroxytetrahydrobiopterin dehydratase → MERLNEYEVEERLEGLNDWSVVDDEIVRIYTLDSFPAALDFVQEVGSLAEHLNHHPRIMIDYKQVTLAVTTHDAGGLTGKDFELAEACDAI